One window from the genome of Sphaerotilus microaerophilus encodes:
- a CDS encoding response regulator — translation MRLSFRLKTILGVAAIEAVLLTALVVSGVGFLSSSAEAEFERRTQATVKAFSVVAKEALISSDLAALNALAREMLTYPGVVYARVRDADHQVIARAGDAAQLDKSVAENPTLASVTDGVLRTGVDIQVGSQRFGRVEIGVSAGEVQSVQATAQRYGLGLAALEMLLVALFSWALGAYLTRQLARLSQAAKRIAGGELGYQMPVQGGDELAETATAFNRMSLQLADSYAALHHNEQDLRLRGHILGAIGVGIVIADARTPDQSVVYVNQAFERITGWLSQDVLGRNCRFLQGPHTDPAELGRLRDAIAEGRDVDVLLLNYTRQGRPFWNELHVMPVRNHAGELTHFVALQTDVSSRIEAQQAITRSEEQLRRVLNATHDGIIVIDDRGAIVSFNAGAERLFGYTVEEVHGRNISMIVPEPHRAHHDAYLQRYLATGESRIMGLEREFEAQRKDGVSIWIALRVGVLEGEPGTPASRDGRRRFIGVVHDITERKRGEVELRHAKEAAEDAAIAKSEFLASMSHEIRTPMHGVLGSIEMLQDTALTGQQQRYLETARTSAGMLLGVIDEILDFSRLEAGKLRIEALDFDPRRTVEDVTAMLAQRAHSKKLELACYIAPEVPELMRGDPIRLRQVLVNLVGNAIKFTERGEVVVSVSAVPGLGSERVLRIEVRDTGIGIARDKQATLFQPFTQADSSMSRRFGGSGLGLSIAKRLVELMQGSIGFESVAEQGSRFWFTLPLQRATAGSRDARSRVFAGTRVLVVDDNATNRIILHRYLTAWGSQSSSAANGEEALAKLQDAATSGRPYEIALLDLNMPGMDGYTLVQQIRQDPALAAMPLIMLSSSVQDTERIEGLGVDVWLDKPLRQSDLHDAIATVLHQRAPVPAPLAVPNGTTLQFAGERVLLVEDNPVTQDVGMQMLRKRGLDVEVADDGRQAVDRVRQQDFDLVLMDIQMPGMDGYAATRAIRAWEAENGRPRMPIVALTAHALPADRDRCLAAGMDDYIVKPYSAQALATMVARWLMPPGVVAAAHVDTAPAPLGPLADPVIDTARYAQVLAVMGAAMGPLLDKVIETMDSEIRQILAAAGAAEMGTLRELMHRLKNTAGDIGATQVYALAATTERRLIDAPAATPDLGALDAACRAALEAIQRLRADLPPVNSPNGPDGP, via the coding sequence ATGAGGCTGTCGTTCCGTCTCAAGACCATCCTCGGCGTGGCGGCCATCGAGGCGGTGCTGCTCACGGCGCTGGTGGTCAGCGGCGTGGGGTTCCTGTCGTCCTCGGCGGAGGCGGAGTTCGAGCGGCGCACCCAGGCCACCGTGAAGGCCTTCTCGGTGGTCGCCAAGGAGGCCCTGATCTCCAGCGACCTGGCGGCGCTCAACGCCTTGGCACGCGAGATGCTCACCTATCCCGGCGTGGTCTACGCCCGGGTGCGTGATGCCGACCACCAAGTCATCGCGCGGGCCGGCGACGCGGCCCAGCTCGACAAGTCGGTTGCCGAGAACCCGACGCTGGCCAGCGTGACCGATGGGGTGCTGCGCACCGGGGTCGACATCCAAGTGGGGTCGCAGCGGTTCGGGCGGGTCGAGATCGGCGTATCTGCCGGCGAGGTGCAGAGTGTGCAGGCCACCGCCCAGCGCTATGGCCTGGGCCTGGCTGCGCTGGAGATGCTGCTGGTGGCACTGTTCTCCTGGGCGCTGGGCGCCTACCTGACGCGCCAGCTGGCGCGCCTGTCCCAGGCGGCCAAGCGCATCGCCGGCGGCGAACTCGGCTACCAGATGCCGGTGCAGGGCGGCGACGAACTGGCCGAGACGGCCACCGCCTTCAACCGCATGTCGCTGCAGCTGGCCGACAGCTACGCCGCGCTGCACCACAACGAACAGGACCTGCGCCTGCGAGGCCACATCCTGGGCGCCATCGGCGTGGGCATCGTCATCGCCGACGCCCGCACGCCCGACCAGTCGGTGGTCTACGTCAACCAGGCCTTCGAGCGCATCACCGGTTGGTTGAGCCAGGACGTGCTGGGGCGCAACTGTCGCTTCCTGCAGGGGCCGCACACCGACCCCGCCGAACTCGGACGTCTGCGCGACGCGATCGCCGAGGGCCGTGACGTCGACGTGCTGCTGCTCAACTACACCCGCCAGGGTCGCCCGTTCTGGAACGAGTTGCACGTCATGCCGGTGCGCAACCACGCTGGCGAATTGACCCATTTCGTGGCCCTGCAGACCGACGTGTCCAGCCGCATCGAGGCCCAGCAGGCCATCACCCGCAGTGAAGAACAGCTGCGTCGGGTGCTCAACGCCACCCACGACGGCATCATCGTGATCGACGACCGGGGCGCGATCGTCTCCTTCAACGCCGGTGCCGAACGCCTGTTCGGCTACACCGTGGAGGAGGTACACGGGCGCAACATTTCCATGATCGTGCCCGAGCCGCACAGGGCGCATCATGACGCCTACCTGCAGCGCTACCTGGCCACCGGAGAGAGCCGCATCATGGGGTTGGAGCGTGAGTTCGAAGCCCAGCGCAAGGACGGCGTCTCGATCTGGATCGCGCTGCGCGTGGGCGTGCTCGAGGGTGAACCTGGCACTCCCGCCTCCCGCGATGGCCGGCGGCGCTTCATCGGCGTGGTGCACGACATCACCGAGCGCAAGCGCGGCGAGGTCGAGTTGCGCCATGCCAAGGAAGCGGCGGAAGACGCGGCGATCGCCAAGTCGGAGTTCCTGGCCAGCATGAGCCACGAGATCCGCACGCCCATGCACGGCGTGCTCGGCTCGATAGAGATGCTGCAGGACACCGCCCTGACGGGCCAGCAGCAGCGCTACCTGGAGACGGCCCGCACCTCGGCGGGCATGCTGCTGGGCGTGATCGACGAGATCCTCGACTTCTCGCGCCTGGAGGCGGGCAAGCTGCGCATCGAGGCGCTGGACTTCGACCCGCGCCGCACGGTGGAGGATGTGACCGCGATGCTCGCGCAGCGCGCCCACAGCAAGAAGCTGGAGCTGGCCTGCTACATCGCGCCCGAGGTGCCCGAGCTGATGCGCGGCGACCCGATCCGGCTGCGCCAGGTGCTGGTCAACCTGGTGGGCAACGCCATCAAGTTCACCGAACGTGGCGAGGTGGTGGTGAGCGTCAGCGCCGTGCCCGGGCTTGGCTCGGAGCGGGTGCTGCGCATCGAGGTGCGCGACACCGGCATCGGCATCGCGCGCGACAAGCAGGCCACGCTGTTCCAGCCCTTCACCCAGGCGGACAGCTCGATGAGCCGGCGCTTCGGCGGCAGCGGCCTGGGCCTGAGCATCGCCAAGCGACTGGTGGAGTTGATGCAGGGCTCGATCGGCTTCGAGAGCGTGGCCGAGCAGGGCTCGCGCTTCTGGTTCACCCTGCCGCTGCAGAGGGCCACAGCGGGCTCGCGCGACGCACGCAGCCGGGTCTTTGCCGGCACGCGGGTGCTGGTGGTGGACGACAACGCCACCAACCGCATCATCCTGCACCGCTACCTCACCGCCTGGGGCAGCCAGTCGAGCAGTGCGGCCAACGGCGAGGAGGCATTGGCCAAACTGCAGGACGCGGCCACCTCGGGCCGGCCCTACGAGATCGCCCTGCTCGACCTGAACATGCCCGGCATGGACGGTTACACCCTGGTGCAGCAGATCCGGCAGGATCCGGCGCTGGCGGCCATGCCGCTGATCATGCTGAGCTCGTCGGTGCAGGACACCGAGCGCATCGAGGGCCTGGGCGTGGACGTGTGGCTGGACAAACCGCTGCGCCAGTCCGACCTGCACGATGCCATCGCCACCGTGCTGCACCAACGCGCGCCGGTACCCGCGCCGCTGGCCGTGCCCAATGGCACCACACTGCAGTTCGCGGGCGAGCGCGTCCTGCTGGTCGAGGACAACCCGGTCACGCAGGACGTGGGCATGCAGATGCTGCGCAAGCGCGGCCTGGACGTCGAAGTGGCCGACGATGGCCGGCAAGCGGTGGACCGAGTCCGGCAACAGGACTTCGACCTGGTGTTGATGGACATCCAGATGCCCGGCATGGACGGCTATGCGGCCACCCGCGCGATCCGCGCCTGGGAGGCCGAGAACGGGCGACCGCGCATGCCCATCGTCGCCCTGACCGCGCATGCACTGCCCGCCGACCGCGACCGCTGCCTGGCCGCCGGCATGGACGACTACATCGTCAAGCCCTACAGCGCCCAGGCGCTGGCCACCATGGTGGCCCGTTGGCTGATGCCGCCAGGCGTCGTCGCAGCGGCCCATGTCGATACGGCCCCGGCCCCCCTGGGTCCGCTCGCCGATCCGGTGATCGACACCGCCCGTTACGCCCAGGTGTTGGCCGTGATGGGCGCGGCCATGGGCCCGCTGCTCGACAAGGTGATCGAGACCATGGACAGTGAGATCCGGCAGATCCTTGCGGCTGCCGGTGCTGCCGAAATGGGCACGTTGCGCGAGCTGATGCACCGACTCAAGAACACCGCCGGCGACATCGGTGCGACCCAGGTCTACGCCCTGGCCGCCACGACCGAGCGCCGGCTCATCGACGCCCCGGCCGCAACGCCCGATCTCGGCGCGCTGGACGCGGCCTGCCGCGCTGCGCTGGAGGCCATCCAGCGTCTGCGCGCCGACCTGCCCCCTGTCAACAGCCCGAACGGTCCGGACGGTCCATGA